The following DNA comes from Coraliomargarita parva.
GGTCAATGTTGTCAAAGTAGCCGGTGATGTCCGCGTCAATGACTTCGTGTCGTCCGCTATACAGCGCGCGGCAGATACTATCCATCGCCTGATGCGCGTCCTTTCCTTTGCGGTATCCGTAGCTCTGAGGATGCATATCCGCCTCGAAGATCGGCTCCAGCAAAAGAACCAGTGCTGTTTGCACCACGCGGTCTTTCACTGTCGGGATTCCCAGTGCCCGCGTCTTGCCGTCCTTTTTCGGGATGCGCACACAGAGCACTGGCGAGGGTTTGTATCCTTTCGAGCTAAGCTCCTCCCGCAACTCGCTCAGGAAGCGAGCGCGGGATTCAGTGCGGCGGATGTCCTCGACAGTAACACCGTCGATTCCCGCCGCCCCGTTGTTGGCGATGACCTTTGCGGAGGCATGAGCTAACACGTCCTCGCGAAGCAAGTCCGCATACAGACTCCATGCGCGCCACTTTGCGTTCGCCTTCGCTTTGCGGTGTAGCACCTGTTGGAGTTTCCGCAGTTTGTCCGGCGTTTCTATTTCCATAATGGAACCATCACCTCTGCTGCCCTCGTTCATGTGCTGCCAACCAAGTGTCGCCCCTTCGGTCCATGTCCATTACAGACACTTCAACCCTACTATGAACGACTCCGACTTCTCCAAGCCCGCCACTGCCCTTGCGACTTGGCCGCTTGAGACAGTCACTTGGCTTTGTGCCTGAGCTTGGAGATCTCCCCGCTTCCTCGAACATCACTTCTCGACATGCTACCTGCGCTGACCCCGCCGACGCGTTGGAACCGCGATTGCCATTGAGGCCTTTCCGCTCAGAAGCGGGTTTCCCACGGCGGATTCCCCTGCGGCCTTCGCCCAACGGTAAGAGGCTCGGCTCGTCGGTTCTCATTCATTTCGGGGCTCATTCGATGCAGTTTACCTTCGTTGCGGCCTGCCGATTCGGCACAGAACTGCTCCCCACCCAGCCTCGCGGCTGCGCAGTTGTCCCTGCCTTCCATAATGAATGGCATAACTTTATGGATGTGACTTTCACACATGTTGATGTTCGCACTACGGGCGTGCAACCGCTTCGAATAATCGATGGAATCCTTGAAACCGGCCATCGACCCTACCGCCGACGCGGCACAAGAGACCTTCAATGTAGCATTCGGCGTAAGCCGGATGATCGCGAACAAGCCCCTCATGCTAGAGCCTAGGCCATCAGGCCGAAGTAAAGCGTAATCCCGCCAAGCACGAGGAAGATCAGAACGCAGAAGGGGCGAATCTTGTTCAAAGACTTGAGCGTGATCGCCTGCGGCACGGAACGTGCGAAAAGAAGGGCGAGAAGGCCGAACTGCCCCCACCACCATACCACGCCGAGAAAGCTGCCGACCGCCACCGGAGGGATCGAAGCCGGCACCGCCGGATGCGTGACAAAGACCCCGGTGGACATAAGAATCGCCATCGCCGCAGGCAAACGCATGGGCATGGCGAAGGAGCGCTTCAAAGCCCCGGTAAAAAGTTCGCCTGCCGGCGCCAGCTCCCGCACATCATCCAGGGCCAGGGCCGGACGCGAGCGCATGAACTTATAGCTCATATAGAAGAGGACAAAGGCACCGAACACATGCATGCCGGCCTTCAGGAAGTACAAATGCCGGACCATCATCATCAATCCGGGAATCGCCACAGCCAGCCAGATCAGCTGCGAGAGCGCAAACGCCAAGGCCACCGCCAGCACCTGCCCCGCCCGCCCCGCCATGCCGACCTTGACCAGCCAGACCGTTCCCGGATAAAGCGAGAGCGACAGAATAAAGCCGGTGGTAATGCCTTCCAACATAAACTCAGTGACTGACGGATTCCGGTCCGGCTTGCAAGCGGGCAACCAACCAGACCACAGATGTCCCGGAAACAGCCGCCCAGACTCCGGCCGCCAAGACACCGAACCAGCCCGTTAAAACAAGCCCCAGGCCGCAGAGGTTAACCCAGAGCGCCAGACCGAACGGCCCCCATCCGCGCTCTTCCTCGATGAACAATTCGGCCGGGTACAGCAGCAGCGAAAGAAGACCGGCAACCAGGACCGATGCTGCTTCAACCGGACCGGAAGCAAACAAGACGGTGCCGGTACCCAGCGCCAGCAGCAGCCCGAAAGCCAGATGAGCGATTGCCAGCGCCCGCTTTTGCCGCAGCAGGACAGGCCCGCCTTCCGGCGAACGGGCCCCGAACACCGAGCCCCAGCGCTGCCAAATACGGAACTGGAAGAGGCGCCCCGACAGCAAAAGCGTCAGCACCAGGGGCAGGACCACCGTGCCGGCAAGCCCGAGTGGCAACAAGGCCAGGCCGGGAATGCTGCCCAGGGCCAGCATCATGAGGCCCAAAAACTGCCAGGTATCCGGATGCCAGAACCCCTGCCTCAGCGATCGAAGCACCGGCTCCGCAAAATAGCTCGCCCCGATCAAAAGACAGAGCAGGTGAAAGAGCAGCCGCAAGAGGACGAACAAGCCGGACTGCGTAAAGTCGCCCGGCTCATAATGCGCCAGGAGTTCGAGCAGAGTGGCGTTGAACGCAAAGATCCCGCAGAGCAAGGCACGCCAAGCCAGCGGGGACCACTGCCAGAATCCACGGCGCCCGGGCGCCGAAGCCTCGTACCCGAAAAGACGGAGCTGCTGAAGAAAGCCCGCAAGGTCAAACTCGCCCGGTATCCAATCCACTGATATTTGATGCAGGCTCAGGCTCGCTTTGATTGCCCGTAGCCTTGTAGTCGTTTTGCCGATACGCTCAACCAACCAAATGCACCCGAGACAGTGCATGCCCTCCAGACGAAGTACGAGGGAATGTCCCCCGCCCGACTCGGCTTCCACCTGCAAACGCTGCGCCCAGGACCAATCCACCGCATCCAGTACCTCGCTTCCAACCGCCCGTCCGCCCCGGTCGCGCAACTTATAGTACTCATTTAAGCCATCTGCCTCAATCAATTTGTTGACTTGAGCGCAGCCAGCACAGCAATATGCACCTTCCCCCTGTCCGTCCGGAAAAGGGAGACCGCAATGTTTACAATGGATTTTTGGAACCATCACAGGATCACCACGCGTGACGCGCGGAGTATTACACGATGGTCACAAAATCTGTAGATGGAGCCTTGCCGCATAAGTTGAATTTATAACATACTCCCATTTTTCTTTATAGGAATACCAAAAGTCAGGGATGAATCAGAGCGAATCACTGTATCAAATCATGTATTTAAGTTCCGCCACTACGGAGCTGAATGGTGATGCGCTCATGAAATTGCTGGAAGGCTCCCGGGAGCGCAATGCACGCAAGGGAATCACCGGACTGATGCTCTTCGCCGACGGTAGCATTCTTCATATCATCGAAGGCAAGGAAACCGTGATCAAGGAATTGTTCGAAAAGATTCAAAGCGATTCCCGCCACCGCGGTCTGCAGGTCCTCTGGTCCAAAACGATCCCGAAACGGGACTTTCCCGACTACAAGATGGGCTTCCGTCGCACCGACCAATCCGAACTGGTCGACAACATCCCGGGCTTTAGCGCGATTATCGAAAACCGCCAAATTCCCGAATCGATGCTGAAATCGCTGTCCAAACAGGTCGCAATCTTCATCAAGAGCTTCGCAAAATCGACCCGATTCGAAGACTAGGCGCCCAGCTGGACCCGCTCGTCCGGCTCACCGATCTGGCTACGGAACCAGGTGCGCTGCTTTTTCACCAGATGCTGTGTATTCTGGACTATGGCCGGCAACAGCGCCTCCCGCGACAATCGGCCGTCCAGATAAGCCAGGGTTTCACGGTAGCCGATGGCTGAAGCCGCGCTCGGATTGCGCTCGATCCCCGCCTCACGCAGATGCCGGACCTCCTCGATCAGCCCATCGGACAACATGCAAGCCGCACGCCGTGCCACCCGTTCACGCAGGTCTTCCGGATCGCGGTCGAGCAGGATCAGCTTTTTGGAGAGCTCCCCGTATGGCAGCGGACGGGCCGCGAAGGCACGCTGAAGCTCGGGCAGGGAGCGCCCGGAGGCCCGGCACCGCTCCAGGGCACGCAAGACTCGGCGCGGATTCCGCGTATCCAGATGCCCAAGACCGTCCGGACTGCAAAGCTGCAGCGCTTCCAACAAGGCAGGCAAGCCACCGGTCTCATACAGGGCAGCCACCTCCTCCCGCACGGCATTGGACACCTCGACCTCGTCAATCACCGGCGCCAGGAAACTCTTAAGGTAAAACCCACTGCCCCCGGTCACCACGACCGGCTTTCCCCGCCCGAGGACGTCCTCCACCACCGCGTGCGCCTCACGATCGAAACGTACGATGTCGTAGGGCTCATCCACCTCGCAGACATCGATGAGGTGATGGGGCACACGGGCCAGTTCATCCGGACTGGGCTTGGCCGTACCGATATCCATGCCGCGATAGACCAGCGAGGCGTCACAGGAAAGGATCTCCGCCCCCCGCGCTTCCGCATATTCGAGCGCATAGTCGGTTTTGCCCACGGCGGTGGGACCGGTGATGATATGTAACGCGACTGTCACGATCGATGCAAAGGGCTTTTCTCAGCTTGTCTATTATCCTGAAATCAAAAACCTGAACGCTTACGCAATCTTGGCAATACAGGAGCGCAAGAGATGAAAGTTTGCATCGTAACCGAAACCTATCCGCCCGAGATCAACGGGGTCGCCATGACGCTGCACCGGATCAGCCAGGGGCTGCGCCAATTGGGCCATTCGGTCACAATCGTCCGCCCCCGCCAAAAGGGCGAGAACCCGAAAGCCGCTCAAGACGGGGAAACCGTAGTCAACAGCCTGCCCATTCCCGGCTATAAGGGCCTTCACTTCGGCCTGCCCTGCTGGAAAAAACTGCGCGAGCTCTGGCAGAGGCAACGACCGGATGTGATTTACGTCGCCACCGAAGGCCCCTTGGGCCAGTCGGCCATACGCGCCTCCGAAGCGCTCGGCATCACTGTCACTTCGGGCTTTCATACCAATTTTCACGAATACATGCGGCACTACAAGTTGCCCGGCCTGCAGCGCTTCACCGAAGCCTACCTGCGCAAGACCCATAACCGGACCCTTCGCACCTTCGCCCCCTCCCGGGATGTGATTGCACGTCTGGATGCTATGGGCATTCGCAATACTCGCCTGCTCGGCCGCGGGGTGGATACGGAACTCTTCAATCCCGGGCGCAGGGACCCCGAACTGCGCCGTTCCTGGGGCGTCGATCCGGAAAACGGGCTGGTCGCCATCTTTGTCAGCCGCATCGCCGCGGAAAAGAACATCCCGCTGACACTGAGCGCCTTTGCCCGCATTCGCGAAAAGCATCCCGGTGCCGCCTGTGTTTTTGTCGGGGATGGCCCCGAGCGTGCGCGCCTGCAAAAAACTCATCCGGAATTCATCTTCGCCGGCATGCAGAAAGGCGAGGAGCTCGCCCGGCACTATGCATCCGGCGACCTCTTCGTCTTTCCCAGTGTAACCGAAACCTTCGGGAATGTCGTCACCGAGGCCATGGCATCGGGACTCGTCGCCCTGGCCTACGACTACGCCGCACCCCGCCGCTATATCCGCGATGCGGAGAATGGCTATCTCGTGCCCTTCGACCAATCGGAAGCCTACCTATCCAAGGTCGACGCGGCCGTCGATGCACGCGCACACTGGCCCGAACTGCGCAGGGCCGCCCGAGCCACCGCGGAACAACTCGGCTGGAAAGAGATCATCGAAGGCTTCCTCCGCGAGTTGGAAGCCGCACGAAGCGAAAATCCGACTGAAATCTAAATCTCGAAATCCCGCTCCTTCTTCGTCCCCACACCACTGGGGATATGGATCTCGTCGACCATCTGCTCGATATAGTCCGGCACCGCACCGGTGAAGCGACCGACCAAGAAGGCCACGCCAAAGTTGAGCAACATGCCGACAAAGCCGATGCCTTCCGGCGTGATCCCGAACAACAGCTCGTCCTTGTGTCCCCCGAGAAACTGAAAATAGACGATGTAACCGATCGTGAAGGAAATCCCGGCCAGCATCCCGCAAACCGCCCCTTCCTTGTTCATCTTACGGGAAAAAATTCCCATCAGCAAGGTCGGGAAGAAGGAGGAAGCCGCCAAGCCAAAGGCGAAGGCCACAGTCTTGGCAATGAACGCGGAAGGCGGATTGATCCCGAAATAAGCCGCCACCCCGAGCGCAATGAAGGAAGCCGCTCGCGCATAGTTCACCTCTTCACGGTCACTTAGGTCCGGCTTCAGGATCTTTTTCATGAGGTCATGGGAGATCGAAGTCGATAGCACCAAGAGCAGTCCGGCCGCCGTCGAAAGTGCCGCCGCGATACAGCCCGCCATCAGCAACGCGATCACCCACTTGGGCAGCCCCGCCATATAGGGATTGGCCATGACCATGATATCGTTGCCGAACCACAATTCATTCGGGTTGGAATCGTCCGCCTTGCTGGCCAGGAGCCGCTCGCCGTGCTTGCCGATTCGCTGGTGCTGCGGAGCGTCATAGGTCGGATACACCGGAGCCGAGCCTTGAAAGACCGAGAAGGTGCCGGCTTCCGACTTCCCGGGGCCAAAGTACTGGATCCGTCCGTCGCCGTTCTTGTCCACCCAGGCCATCTGGCCGGTGGCTTCGAATTCCTTGAACCA
Coding sequences within:
- the miaA gene encoding tRNA (adenosine(37)-N6)-dimethylallyltransferase MiaA; protein product: MTVALHIITGPTAVGKTDYALEYAEARGAEILSCDASLVYRGMDIGTAKPSPDELARVPHHLIDVCEVDEPYDIVRFDREAHAVVEDVLGRGKPVVVTGGSGFYLKSFLAPVIDEVEVSNAVREEVAALYETGGLPALLEALQLCSPDGLGHLDTRNPRRVLRALERCRASGRSLPELQRAFAARPLPYGELSKKLILLDRDPEDLRERVARRAACMLSDGLIEEVRHLREAGIERNPSAASAIGYRETLAYLDGRLSREALLPAIVQNTQHLVKKQRTWFRSQIGEPDERVQLGA
- a CDS encoding glycosyltransferase family 4 protein, with product MKVCIVTETYPPEINGVAMTLHRISQGLRQLGHSVTIVRPRQKGENPKAAQDGETVVNSLPIPGYKGLHFGLPCWKKLRELWQRQRPDVIYVATEGPLGQSAIRASEALGITVTSGFHTNFHEYMRHYKLPGLQRFTEAYLRKTHNRTLRTFAPSRDVIARLDAMGIRNTRLLGRGVDTELFNPGRRDPELRRSWGVDPENGLVAIFVSRIAAEKNIPLTLSAFARIREKHPGAACVFVGDGPERARLQKTHPEFIFAGMQKGEELARHYASGDLFVFPSVTETFGNVVTEAMASGLVALAYDYAAPRRYIRDAENGYLVPFDQSEAYLSKVDAAVDARAHWPELRRAARATAEQLGWKEIIEGFLRELEAARSENPTEI
- a CDS encoding BLUF domain-containing protein, which codes for MNQSESLYQIMYLSSATTELNGDALMKLLEGSRERNARKGITGLMLFADGSILHIIEGKETVIKELFEKIQSDSRHRGLQVLWSKTIPKRDFPDYKMGFRRTDQSELVDNIPGFSAIIENRQIPESMLKSLSKQVAIFIKSFAKSTRFED
- a CDS encoding heavy metal translocating P-type ATPase metal-binding domain-containing protein gives rise to the protein MVPKIHCKHCGLPFPDGQGEGAYCCAGCAQVNKLIEADGLNEYYKLRDRGGRAVGSEVLDAVDWSWAQRLQVEAESGGGHSLVLRLEGMHCLGCIWLVERIGKTTTRLRAIKASLSLHQISVDWIPGEFDLAGFLQQLRLFGYEASAPGRRGFWQWSPLAWRALLCGIFAFNATLLELLAHYEPGDFTQSGLFVLLRLLFHLLCLLIGASYFAEPVLRSLRQGFWHPDTWQFLGLMMLALGSIPGLALLPLGLAGTVVLPLVLTLLLSGRLFQFRIWQRWGSVFGARSPEGGPVLLRQKRALAIAHLAFGLLLALGTGTVLFASGPVEAASVLVAGLLSLLLYPAELFIEEERGWGPFGLALWVNLCGLGLVLTGWFGVLAAGVWAAVSGTSVVWLVARLQAGPESVSH